From a single Sus scrofa isolate TJ Tabasco breed Duroc chromosome 13, Sscrofa11.1, whole genome shotgun sequence genomic region:
- the STAB1 gene encoding stabilin-1 isoform X5 produces the protein MWGKPASHHQSWPGPGAASCSASWPSSWQYPASSWGRRYEVQLGDSLLSMSGCSLECWKDVVQKACCPGYWGSQCYECPGGAETPCHGHGTCLDGIDRNGTCVCQENFSGSACQECRDPNRFGPDCQLVCSCVHGVCRNGPLGDGSCLCFAGYTGPRCDQELPVCQALNCPQNSQCSAAAPTCRCLPGYTQQGSKCEALDPCRSSPCSTVAQCSVSPRGQAECRCPENYYGDGTVCLPQDPCITNNGGCPSNSTLCLYWRPGQVSCSCKPGLVSINNNPSAGCFAYCFPYSCDRSATCQVTPDGTTSCVCKEGEVGDGRACYGHLLHEVQKASQINMMFLRLRVTLDMLDQGCREILTTSGPFTVLAPSISSRTINASLAQKLCRQHIIPGQHLLEESGTRSTRTWWTLAGQEITVTFNRFRKYTYQYKDQPQQTFTIHKANYPAANGVFHMVTALRWQPPPELPENPTRTISQILASTEAFSRFETILENCGLPSFLDGPGPFTVFAPSNEAVDGLRDGRLVYLFTAGLSKLQELVRYHVYSHGQLTVEKLISKGRVLTMANQVLAVNISEEGRILLGPEGVPLRRVDVLAANGVIHMLEGILLPPTILPILPKICNEEQHKVVAGSCVDCQALNTSMCPPNSTKLDISPEECVYIHDPTGLNVLKKGCAHYCNQTILKPGCCKGFFGPDCAQCPGGFSNPCYGQGNCSDGVQGNGACLCFPDYKGVACHICSNPNKHGVQCQEDCGCVHGLCDNRPGSGGVCQRGTCAPGFGGRFCNESMMNCGPTEQAQQCHPQARCVNQGGVARCLCVDGFEGDGFSCTPIHPCSRPDRGGCSENAQCVPGAQGTHHCTCNKGWSGDGRVCMAINECELDVRGGCHADALCSYVGPGQSRCTCKLGFAGDGYMCSPIDPCRAGNGGCHDLATCRAVGGGQRVCTCPPGYGGDGFSCYGNIFQELEANAHFSVFYQWIKGAGITLPADSRVTALVPSESAIRRLSPEDQAFWLQPRMLSQLVRAHFLQGALSEEELARLDRQSVATLSPTLRWEIRNISGRVWVQNASVDVADLLATNGVLHILSQVLLPPRGDVLGGQGLLQQLDSVPAFHLFRELLQRHRLVSQIEAATAYTIFVPTNRSLEAQANSSNLDADTVRHHVILGEALSMEALRRGGHRNSLLGPAHWLVFYNHSSEPEVNHVPLEGPVLEAPGRSLFGLSGVLNVSSSRCLHSHAEALREKCVSCTRKFRCNKGYKLEDTPKKSCVYRSGYSFSRGCSYTCARKIQVPDCCPGFFGTLCEPCPGGLGGVCSGHGQCQDRVLGSGECRCHEGFHGTACEMCELGRYGPNCTGVCNCAHGLCQEGLRGDGSCVCNVGWQGIRCDQEITGPQCPQKCDPNANCLQDSAAAPACVCAAGYSGNGTYCSEVDLCAQDHGGCSPHANCTNVAPGQRTCTCWDGYTGDGEICQEANSCLIRHGGCHKHADCIPTGPQQVSCSCREGYSGDGIRTCDLLDPCSQNNGGCSLHAVCKSTGDGQRTCTCDAAHTVGDGFTCRARVGLELLRDKQASFFSLYLLEYKELKGDGPFTIFVPHADLMTNLSQDEMARIRANRQLVFRYHVVGCRQLRSQELLEEGYATTLSGHPLRFSEREGSIYINDFARVVSSDQEAVNGVLHFIDRVLLPPQVLHWEPDTAPIPRRNVTAAAESFGYKIFSGLVTMAGLLPLLQDSSHRPLTMLWPTDSALRALPPDRQVWLYHEDHRDKLAAILRGHVIRNVAALASDLPNLGPLRTMHGTPISFSCSRARPGELMVGEEDAQIVQRHLPFEGGLAYGIDQLLEPPGLGARCDSFETRPLWLKVCSICGLEPPCPEGSKEQGSPEACRPYFSKFWTAPPLHSLALRRVWSRSSHWGQPQGLGRGCYRNCVTTTWKPSCCPGHYGSECRACPGGASSPCSNHGDCVDGMSGSGKCRCHLGFAGTACELCAPGAFGPLCQACNCTSHGHCDDGLGGSGSCFCDEGWTGPRCEVQLELKPVCAPPCAPQAVCRVGNSCECSLGYEGDGRTCTVVDLCQDGHGGCSEHAHCSQAGTVVTCTCLPDYEGDGWSCRARNPCEDGHHGGCSEHADCLITGPNARRCVCHVGYVGDGLQCLEEPEPPVDRCLDRPPPCHRDAVCTDLHFQEKRAGVFHLQASSGPYGLNFSEAEAACGAQGAVLASLPQLSAAQKLGFHLCLVGWLANGSAAHPVTFPTADCGEGQVGVVSLGARVNLSERWDAYCYREQDVACRCLDGFVGDGISVCNGKLLDVLATTANFSTFYGMLLGYANATPRGLEFLDFLDDELTYKTLFVPVNEGFVDNMTLSGPDLELHASNTTFLSTNASQGSLLPAHSGLSLVISDVGPDNGSWAHVVPGAVVVSHVIAWDIMAFNGIIHALASPLLAPPQPQAVVAAEAPPVAAGVGAVLAAGALLGLVAGALYLRARGRATGFGFSAFQEEDSDADDFSPCQEGTSPTLVTVPNPVFGSQDAFCEPFDDSLLEEDFPDTQRTLTVK, from the exons ATGTGGGG CAAGCCAGCCAGCCACCACCAATCATGGCCGGGCCCCGGAGCCGCCTCCTGCTCGGCTTCCTGGCCCTCTTCCTGGCAGTATCCAGCTTCATCATGGGGCAGAAG ATACGAGGTGCAGCTGGGGGACTCTTTGTTGTCCATGAGCGGCTGTAGCCTGGAGTGCTGGAAGGACGTGGTTCAGAAGGCCTGCTGCCCTGGCTACTGGGGGTCCCAGTGCTATG AGTGCCCTGGGGGTGCTGAGACCCCGTGCCACGGCCATGGGACTTGCCTGGACGGCATAGACAGGAATGGGACCTGCGTGTGCCAG GAAAACTTCAGTGGCTCAGCCTGTCAGGAGTGTAGAGACCCCAACCGGTTCGGGCCTGACTGCCAGTTGG TGTGCAGCTGTGTGCATGGCGTGTGCCGCAATGGGCCGCTCGGGGATGGCAGCTGCCTGTGCTTTGCTGGATACACTGGACCCCGCTGTGACCAAG AGCTGCCCGTCTGCCAAGCCCTGAACTGTCCCCAGAACTCCCAGTGCTCTGCTGCGGCCCCCACCTGCCGCTGCCTGCCTGGCTACACCCAGCAGGGCAGCAAATGTGAAG CCCTTGACCCTTGCCGGTCATCGCCCTGCTCTACCGTTGCCCAGTGCTCTGTGAGCCCCAGGGGGCAGGCAGAGTGTCGCTGCCCTGAGAACTACTATGGGGATGGAACAGTGTGTCTGCCCCAGGACCCATGCATCACCAACAATGGTGGCTGCCCCAGCAACTCCACCCTATGCCTGTACTGGAGGCCAGGCCAG GTCTCCTGCTCGTGTAAGCCGGGCCTGGTCAGCATCAACAACAATCCCTCCGCCGGCTGCTTCGCATACTGCTTCCCCTATTCCTGTGACCGGTCAGCCACCTGCCAGGTGACCCCTGATGGAACAACCAG CTGCGTGTGCAAGGAGGGCGAGGTGGGGGATGGGCGTGCCTGCTACGGACACCTGCTCCATGAGGTGCAGAAGGCCAGCCAGATAAACATGATGTTCCTGCGGCTGAGAGTGACCCTCGACATGCTGG acCAGGGCTGCCGGGAGATCCTCACCACTTCGGGCCCATTCACCGTGCTGGCGCCGTCCATCTCCTCCAGGACCATAAAC GCCTCCCTTGCCCAGAAGCTCTGTAGACAGCACATCATCCCAGGGCAGCACCTGCTAGAGGAGTCAGGGACCCGGTCTACACGCACGTGGTGGACACTGGCTGGGCAGGAGATCACAGTCACTTTCAACCGCTTCAGG AAATACACCTACCAGTACAAAGACCAGCCCCAGCAGACATTCACCATCCACAAAGCCAACTACCCGGCAGCCAACGGCGTCTTCCACATGGTCACTGCCCTGCGGTGGCAGCCCCCACCGGAGCTCCCTGAGAACCCCACG AGGACCATCAGCCAGATCCTTGCCTCCACCGAGGCCTTCTCCCGGTTTGAAACCATCCTTGAG AACTGTGGGCTGCCCTCTTTCCTGGATGGGCCTGGGCCCTTCACAGTCTTTGCGCCCAGCAATGAGGCAGTGGATGGCTTGCGGGATGGCCGCCTGGTCTACCTCTTCACGGCG GGTCTCTCCAAACTGCAGGAGCTCGTGAGGTACCACGTTTACAGCCACGGCCAG CTGACTGTTGAGAAGCTCATCTCCAAGGGCCGTGTCCTCACCATGGCAAACCAGGTCCTGGCTGTGAACATTTCTGAGGAG GGACGCATCCTGCTGGGACCTGAGGGGGTCCCACTACGGAGAGTGGACGTGCTGGCTGCCAACGGTGTGATCCACATGCTGGAGGGCATCCTGCTGCCCCCCACCATCCTGCCCATCCTGCCCAAGATCTGCAACGAGGAGCAGCACAAGGTCGTGGCG ggCTCCTGTGTGGACTGCCAAGCCCTGAACACCAGCATGTGCCCCCCCAACAGCACGAAGCTG GACATCTCCCCTGAGGAGTGTGTCTACATCCATGACCCTACCGGACTCAACGTCCTGAAGAAGGGCTGTGCCCACTATTGCAACCAGACCATCCTG AAACCTGGCTGCTGCAAAGGGTTTTTTGGACCTGACTGTGCACAGTGTCCTGGGGGCTTCTCCAACCCCTGCTATGGCCAAGGCAAT TGCAGTGATGGGGTCCAGGGCAATGGGGCCTGCCTCTGCTTCCCGGACTACAAGGGTGTCGCCTGCCATATCTGTTCGAACCCAAACAAACATGGAGTTCAGTGCCAGGAAG ACTGCGGCTGTGTCCATGGTCTATGTGACAACCGTCCAGGCAGTGGGGGTGTGTGCCAGCGTGGCACATGTGCCCCGGGCTTCGGTGGTCGCTTCTGCAATGAGTCCATGATGAACTGTGGGCCCACAGAACAGGCCCAGCAGTGCCACCCGCAGGCCCGCTGTGTTAACCAGGGGGGTGTTGCCAG GTGTCTCTGTGTCGATGGCTTTGAGGGCGACGGCTTTTCCTGCACACCCATCCACCCCTGCTCCCGCCCAGACAGGGGCGGATGCTCGGAGAAT GCTCAGTGtgtccctggggcccagggaaCCCACCACTGCACCTGCAACAAAGGCTGGAGTGGGGATGGTCGTGTCTGCATGGCCATCAACGAGTGTGAGCTGGATGTGCGAGGCGGCTGCCATGCTGACGCCCTCTGCAGCTATGTGGGTCCCGGGCAG AGCCGGTGCACCTGCAAGCTGGGATTCGCAGGGGATGGCTACATGTGCAGTCCCATTGACCCCTGCCGGGCAGGCAACGGAGGCTGCCATGACCTG GCCACCTGCAGGGCAGTGGGAGGAGGTCAGCGGGTCTGCACATGCCCCCCTGGCTATGGGGGTGATGGCTTCAGCTGCTACGGAAACATATTCCAG GAGTTGGAGGCAAATGCCCACTTCTCTGTCTTCTATCAGTGGATCAAG GGGGCCGGCATCACTCTTCCTGCTGACAGCCGAGTCACAGCCCTGGTGCCCTCCGAGTCTGCCATCCGTAGGCTTAGCCCTGAGGACCAGGCTTTCTGGCTGCAGCCAAGGATGCTGTCACAACTGGTCAG GGCCCATTTTCTCCAGGGCGCCCTCTCTGAGGAGGAGCTGGCCCGGCTGGACAGGCAGAGTGTAGCCACCCTGAGCCCCACCCTGCGCTGGGAGATCCGCAACATCAGCGGG AGGGTCTGGGTGCAGAACGCCAGCGTGGATGTGGCTGACCTCCTTGCCACCAACGGTGTCCTCCACATCCTCAGTCAG GTCTTACTGCCTCCAAGAGGGGATGTGCTGGGTGGGCAGGGGttgctgcagcagctggactCCGTGCCTGCCTTCCACCTGTTCCGGGAGCTGCTGCAG cgcCACAGGCTGGTATCCCAGATCGAGGCTGCCACTGCCTACACCATCTTCGTGCCAACCAACCGCTCTCTGGAAGCCCAGGCCAATAGCAGCAACCTG GACGCTGACACAGTGCGTCACCACGTGATCCTGGGGGAGGCGCTCTCCATGGAGGCCCTGCGGAGGGGGGGACACCGAAACTCCCTCCTGGGCCCCGCCCACTGGCTTGTCTTCTACAACCATAGCAGCGAG ccTGAGGTGAACCACGTGCCTTTGGAAGGCCCTGTGCTGGAGGCTCCTGGCCGCTCCCTGTTCGGCCTGTCGGGGGTCCTAAATGTGAGCTCAAGCCGCTGTCTGCACAGCCATGCAGAGGCCCTGCGG GAGAAATGTGTCAGCTGCACTCGGAAGTTCCGCTGCAATAAGGGCTACAAGCTGGAG GACACCCCCAAAAAGAGCTGTGTCTATCGATCTGGCTACTCCTTCTCCCGGGGCTGTTCTTACACATGTGCCAGGAAGATCCAG GTGCCTGACTGCTGCCCTGGCTTCTTTGGCACACTGTGTGAACCATGCCCAGGGGGTCTGGGTGGTGTGTGCTCAGGCCACGGGCAGTGCCAGGACAGGGTCCTGGGCAGTGGGGAGTGCCGCTGCCATGAGGGCTTCCACGGAACAGCCTGTGAGATGTGTGAGCTGGGCCGCTATGGGCCTAACTGCACCGGAG TGTGCAACTGTGCCCACGGGCTGTGCCAGGAGGGGCTTCGAGGGGATGGAAGTTGCGTCTGTAACGTGGGTTGGCAGGGCATTCGCTGTGACCAGG AAATCACTGGCCCTCAGTGCCCACAGAAGTGTGACCCCAATGCCAA CTGCCTTCAGGACTCAGCTGCCGCCCCTGCCTGCGTCTGTGCTGCGGGATACTCGGGCAACGGCACCTACTGTTCAG AGGTGGACCTCTGTGCCCAGGACCATGGGGGCTGCTCCCCCCACGCCAACTGCACCAACGTGGCCCCTGGCCAGCGGACATGTACCTGCTGGGATGGCTACACGGGCGACGGGGAGATATGCCAGG AGGCTAACAGCTGTCTCATCCGCCACGGGGGCTGCCACAAGCATGCCGATTGTATCCCCACAGGCCCCCAGCAG GTCTCCTGCAGCTGCCGCGAGGGTTACAGTGGGGACGGCATCCGGACATGTGATCTCCTGGACCCTTGCTCCCAG AACAACGGAGGCTGCAGTCTCCATGCTGTGTGCAAAAGCACAGGGGATGGCCAGAGGACGTGTACCTGCGACGCAGCCCACACTGTGGGTGATGGCTTCACCTGCCGTGCCCGAGTTGGCCTG GAGCTCCTTCGGGACAAGCAAGCCTCCTTCTTCAGTCTCTACCTCCTG GAATACAAAGAGCTCAAGGGGGATGGGCCTTTCACAATCTTTGTGCCGCATGCTGATCTAATGACCAATCTGTCACAG GATGAGATGGCCCGAATTCGTGCCAATCGCCAGCTTGTGTTCCGCTACCACGTGGTTGGTTGCCGGCAGTTGCGAAGCCAAGAGCTGCTGGAAGAGGGCTATGCCACCACGCTCTCGGGGCACCCACTGCGCTTCAGTGAGAGGGAG GGCAGCATATACATCAATGACTTCGCTCGAGTGGTGAGCAGCGACCAAGAGGCAGTGAATGGTGTCCTGCATTTCATTGACCGTGTACTGCTGCCGCCCCAAGTCCTGCACTGGGAGCCGGACACTGCCCCAATCCCACGG AGAAACGTCACTGCTGCCGCCGAGAGCTTCGGTTACAAGATCTTCAGTGGCCTTGTGACG ATGGCTGGCCTCCTACCCCTGCTTCAAGATTCATCCCATAGGCCTCTTACAATGCTGTGGCCCACAGACTCTGCCTTGCGGGCATTGCCTCCTGATCGCCAGGTCTGGCTGTACCACGAGGACCATCGTGACAAGCTGGCAGCCATTCTGCGGGGCCACGTGATCCGCAATGTTGCG GCCTTGGCATCTGACCTGCCCAACCTGGGCCCACTGCGCACCATGCATGGGACCCCCATCTCCTTCTCCTGCAGCCGTGCCCGGCCG GGTGAGCTCATGGTGGGAGAGGAGGATGCCCAAATTGTGCAGCGGCACCTGCCCTTTGAAGGTGGCCTAGCTTATGGCATCGACCAGCTGCTGGAGCCACCTGGCCTTGGAGCCCGCTGTGACAGCTTTGAGACTCGGCCTCTGTGGCTG AAGGTTTGCAGCATTTGTGGGCTGGAACCCCCCTGTCCTGAGGGTTCCAAGGAGCAG GGCAGCCCTGAGGCCTGCCGGCCCTACTTCTCCAAGTTCTGGACAGCCCCTCCGCTGCACTCCCTGGCGCTACGCAGGGTTTGGAGCCGGTCCAGCCACTGGGGTCAGCCCCAAGGTCTGGGTAGGGGCTGCTATCGCAACTGTGTCACCACCACCTGGAAGCCCAGCTGCTGCCCTGGTCACTATGGCAGTGAGTGTCGAG CTTGCCCTGGTGGTGCCAGCAGCCCCTGCAGTAACCATGGCGATTGTGTGGATGGCATGAGCGGCAGCGGGAAATGTAGGTGCCATTTGGGGTTTGCTGGGACAGCATGTGAGCTCTGTGCCCCAGGTGCCTTTGGGCCCCTTTGCCAAG CCTGCAACTGTACCTCCCATGGCCACTGTGATGATGGCCTGGGGGGCTCTGGCTCCTGCTTCTGCGATGAGGGCTGGACTGGGCCACGCTGCGAGGTGCAGCTGG AGCTGAAGCCTGTGTGTGCCCCACCCTGCGCACCCCAGGCCGTGTGCCGAGTGGGCAACAGCTGTGAGTGTAGCCTGGGCTATGAAGGGGATGGCCGCACTTGCACAG tgGTGGACCTGTGCCAGGATGGGCACGGTGGCTGCAGTGAGCATGCTCACTGCAGCCAGGCAGGCACAGTGGTCACGTGCACCTGCCTGCCCGACTACGAGGGTGACGGCTGGAGCTGCCGGGCCCGCAACCCCTGTGAGGATGGCCACCATGGTGGCTGCAGCGAGCATGCTGACTGTCTGATCACTGGGCCG AATGCGCGGCGCTGTGTGTGCCATGTTGGCTATGTGGGTGACGGGCTGCAGTGTCTGGAGGAGCCTGAGCCACCCGTGGACCGCTGCCTAGACCGGCCACCACCTTGTCACAGGGACGCCGTGTGCACTGACCTGCACTTCCAAG AGAAACGTGCGGGTGTTTTCCACCTCCAGGCCTCCAGTGGCCCTTACGGCCTGAACTTCTCAGAGGCTGAGGCAGCTTGTGGGGCCCAGGGAGCTGTTCTTGCTTCTCTCCCTCAGCTCTCTGCTGCCCAGAAG CTGGGCTTCCACCTCTGCCTCGTGGGCTGGCTGGCCAATGGCTCGGCTGCCCACCCTGTCACTTTCCCCACTGCTGACTGTGGTGAGGGTCAGGTAGGCGTGGTCAGCCTGGGTGCCCGGGTGAACCTGTCAGAGCGCTGGGACGCCTACTGCTACCGCGAACAAG ATGTAGCCTGCCGATGCCTCGATGGCTTCGTGGGTGATGGAATCAGTGTATGCAACGGGAAGCTGCTTGATGTACTGGCTACCACCGCCAACTTCTCCACCTTCTACGGG ATGCTACTGGGCTATGCCAATGCCACCCCCAGGGGTCTCGAGTTCTTGGACTTCTTGGACGACGAGCTCACCTACAAGACACTCTTCGTCCCTGTCAACGAAGGCTTTGTGGACAACATG ACGCTGAGCGGCCCAGACCTGGAGCTGCATGCCTCCAACACCACCTTCCTGAGCACCAACGCCAGCCAGGGTTCCTTGCTTCCTGCCCACTCGGGCCTCAGCCTTGTCATCAGTGACGTGGGCCCTGACAATGGTTCTTGGGCTCATGTG GTCCCAGGGGCAGTTGTCGTTAGCCATGTCATTGCGTGGGACATCATGGCCTTCAATGGCATCATCCACGCTCTGGCCAGCCCCCTCCTGGCACCTCCACAGCCT CAGGCAGTGGTGGCCGCTGAGGCCCCACCCGTGGCAGCAGGCGTGGGGGCTGTGTTAGCTGCGGGAGCGCTGCTTGGTCTGGTAGCCGGAGCCCTCTACCTCCGTGCGCGAGGCAGGGCCACAGGCTTTGGCTTCTCTGCCTTCCAG GAGGAAGACAGCGATGCTGATGACTTCTCCCCATGCCAGGAAGGGACCAGCCCAACCTTGGTCACTGTCCCCAACCCGGTCTTTGGTAGCCAGGATGCCTTCTGTGAGCCCTTTGAT GACTCGCTCCTGGAGGAGGACTTCCCCGACACCCAGAGGACCCTCACAGTCAAGTGA